The Amycolatopsis umgeniensis DNA segment CCGGTGAAGGCCCGATGGCCGACATCCACCGCCCGACCTTCACCCTCGACGAGCGGTCGCTGCTCTGCGGTGTCCGCACCCTGGTCCACACCGCTCTGGCCACCCTGGCCTGACGGCCACTGAATCACGCGTGTCGTCCATCTGATCACGCGTGTCGTCCACCTGTGCACAGGTGTTCGCCACTGTCGGTGTCGAACACCTGTCCACAGGGTTATCCACAACCTGTGTAGTTATCCACAGATGTGGACAAGAGGGTGCTCTGGCGTCCCGAACCCGCGATCCTCGAAGGCATGATCGACTGGGGAGGACGGCATGGGGCGGTCTCGCGTAGTGAGGCTGACAGGGTTCTTGGGCGCCGAATGGTCCTTGAAGGATTGGCCACAGGCGTCCTCGCCCAGCCTTGGCGGGGAGTGGTCGTCCATGCCGCCGACGCGCTCAAACTGACCACACGGGCTGAGGCAGCCCTGCTGGCGGTGGGACGACCTGCCACCTTGTCAGGAGCTACATCCCTTGCGCTGCACGGGATTTCGGCCGTCGACGACACGAGAATCCATGTGTCGGTCCCTTACTCGCGACGGATCAAGTCGAAGCCAGGGCTGATTGTCCACCAGGCTGATTTCCGGCCTTCCGATGTCGTCGAGCTCGACGGCCTCACCACGTTCTCGCTGGATTTGGCTTTGGCTGACTTCCTCTGCCGTGGGGACAAGCGGACCGCGCTCGCCGCGCTGGACGAGGCGATGCGCGGACTTACGCCGGACCACGTCCGGGTCCTGCGGGAGAACGTTCGGGACCGTCTCGCGGACCGTCGCGACCAGCGAGGTATCCACAGGTCGCTCCTGCTGCTCGACATGGCGACCGGCAAGGCGGAATCCCCGCCGGAAAGTATCCTCCGATTGATCGTCGTCGAGGCGGGATTCCCGATACCGGAGGTCCAGTACGAGATCACCACGATCGAGGGACGCAAGCTGTACGTCCTCGACATGGCCTGGCCGTCGCTGCGGATCGCTCTGGAGTACGACGGCTTCGCTTCCCACGAGGAGCGTCGCGACCACGACGCCGAGCGGGACGCACGAATGGCCGGACGGGGGTGGGTCACGATCCGGGCGTCCGCGGCGGACCTCCGTGATCCCCGACGTCTGCTGGCCGAGTTGGCCAGAGCGTTCGAAAAGCGCGCGGTCGCGTGACCAGAGGGACGACACGCGTGATCAGGTGGACGACTCGCGTGATCAGCCGCTGATGCCCTGGCAGGGGCGGGTGCGGAGGGCGTCGACGTAGTCGGCGGGGGCGCCCGCCGCCTCGGCGGCGTCGGCGAGAACGCCGAGATACCGCGCGGACGGGAGCCCGCCCTCGTAGGCGTCCAGGACGTACAGCCAGGGCAGGACGGAGCCCTCCATGGTCTGTACACGCAGCCGGAGCTTGGTGTGCATGCCGAGCTCGCCGCCTTCCCAGCGGTCGAGACCGTCCTCGTCCAGCGGCGTGACGTCGTACAGCACCACGAAGACCCGGGAGCCCGGGTCTTCGACGATGGTCGCCAGCGCGCCTTCCCAGCCGATGTCCTCGCCGCCGAAGGTCAGCCTCCAGCCCTCGAGCCAGCCGGTGCCGGCCATCGGCGAGTGCGGAGCGCGCTCCAACATCTGGGCGGGCTCCATATTGGATCCATACGCGGCATACAACGGCACGGCGACAGCCTAGCGACCCGGCGGTCACCCGGCTGGACGCACATGCCGTGTCCGGCCACTCAATCCGCCCAACGGTCGCCCGCGTACGGTAAACGCAGTCACAGACACCGCTGCGAGGAGGAGACCAGTGACCAAGATCGTGATCATGGGCGGAGGCCCCGCCGGTTACGAAGCGGCACTGGTCGCGGCCCAGCACGGAGCCGACGTCACCATCGTCGAACGCGACGGTCTCGGCGGCGCCTGCGTGCTCTACGACTGTGTTCCGTCGAAGACCTTCATCGCCTCCTCCGGCGCGCTCGCGAACATGCACGACCTTCGCGAACTCGGGATCAACACCGACATGGCCGACACGAGCGTCGACCTGCCGACCGTCCACGGCCGGGTGAAGGGCCTCGCGCTCGCGCAGTCCGCCGACATCCGCGCCCGTGTCCAACGCGAAGGCGTCCGCGTCGTCATCGGCCAGGGCCGGTTCGACGACGAGGAGACCGGCCTCGCCACGCACAAGGTCGCCGTCACCGCCCACGACGGCACCGTCGAGATCCTCGACGCCGACGTCGTCCTCATCTCGACCGGCGCCACCCCGAGGGTGCTGCCCGGCGCGGTACCGGACGGCGAGCGCATCCTCGACTGGCGTCAGCTCTACGACCTGCGCGAACTGCCCGAGCACCTGGCCGTCATCGGTTCGGGTGTCACCGGCGCCGAGTTCGCGTCGGCGTACACCGAGATGGGCGTCAAGGTCACCGTCGTGTCCAGCCGCGACCGCGTGCTCCCGCACGAGGACGCCGACGCCGCCGCCGTGCTCGAAGAGGTCTTCTCGCAGCGCGGCACGACCGTCGCCAAGCAGGCCCGCGCCGACAAGGTCGAGCGGACCGAAAAGGGCGTCGAGATCCACCTCGCCGACGGCCGCGTGATCGAAGCCAGCCACGCGCTGATGACCGTCGGTTCCGTGCCCAACACCGTCGACATCGGCCTGGAGAAGGTCGGCATCGAGCCCGGCCCCGGCGGCTTCATCGGCGTCGACAGGGTTTCCCGCACCAGCGCGCCCGGCATCTACGCCGCGGGCGACTGCACTGGAGTGCTCATGCTCGCCTCGGTGGCCAGCATGCAGGGCCGCATCGCGATGTGGCACGCGCTCGGCGAGGGCGTCGCGCCGATCAAGCTCAAGACCGTCGCCGCCAACGTGTTCACCCACCCCGAGATCGCGACCGTCGGCATCAGCCAGCAGGCGATCGACTCGGGTGAGGTGCCCGCCCGCACCATCATGCTCCCGCTCGCGACGAACGCCCGCGCGAAGATGGAAGGCCTGCGGCGCGGTTTCGTGAAACTGTTCTGCCGCCCTGCCACCGGCGTGGTCGTCGGCGGCGTGGTGGTGGCGCCGAACGCGAGCGAGCTCATCCTTCCCATCGCGCTCGCCGTCCAGAACCAGCTCACAGTGGAACACCTGGCACTGACATTTTCGGTGTACCCGTCGCTCTCGGGGTCGATCACCGAAGCGGGCCGCCAGCTGATGCGCCACGACGACTTGGACTGATCTTCTCCGGCGAAGCAACCCTCGCGGGGGTGACCGCGTCTAGCGCGTGTCGGTGTTTCGTTGACAGCTAGGGGTTTTTCGTGATTCGCAGGGTTCTCGCCGGTGTGGTGGCGATCGGTGCGGCGGTGCTGGCGGGGCCGGCGACCGGTCTCGCCCAGCAACCCCAGCCCGATCCCGGCGTCACGGTGCAGCTCAACGACAACACGGCCTACGAACTCGGGCTCGTCAACAAGTACGTGCACGGCGACTCCAACGTGGCGCTGGCGCAGTGCCCCGGCGAGGGACTGAAGGCGCCGCGGTCGACGACGTTCTCTTCGCCGGTGCTGAGCGTCGGGAAGTACGACTACGGGCCGCTCATCGGAGTCCCGGCGAACGTCAGCGCGGAGGTCGAACTCAAGGAGGGCACGGCGCCCGGCGCCTACCCGCTGACCGTGAACTGCAACGGAAAGTCTTATACGGCAACGTTTTCCGTTCCTTCCCGGCAGGTGGGCGCGGTGCCTTCCGGTGGCGCTCGTGCCGGGGACGGCAGTATGGCGTCCTGAGTTCTCTGCGTTTCGCGCCGCCCTCGGATTTGCTCCGGGGGCGGTTTTCGTTGGGGTGAGTGGGGTCGAGGGTCGTGAAGGGCCCCTTGCCTACCCTGACGGTAGTGAAGGACCCCTTCACGCGGCTCAGCCGAGGAAACCTTCACACCTTCATGTACTTCAGACGGGGCTCGGATTTCGCGATCTTTTCGTGACTAAACCGGGCAACCCGACCCCGGTTCGGGGCGTCATGAGGGTGTCGGAGAAACAGAGAACCGCCACTGGGGGAACAGGGGCGCGGAATTCTTCTTTCCGATTTCCATCCACATTCCTTTTTCAGGGGTAATCCAATGAAGCGCACCATCATGCTCACCGCCGGCACCGTTGCCGGATTCCTTCTCCTCGCGCCAGGCGCCGCTCTCGCGACTTCTCCGACGGGTGTTCCTTCGCCCTCTTCTTCGGCTTCGCCTTCTCCGTCGGCGTCCCCGACCGAGGACCCCGACGGCCCCGGCCCGCACGCGTCGCCGGTCGGGATCCTCGAGAACCTGACCCTCTCGCCCGCCAAGGGCAAGCCCGGGGACAAGGTGAAGCTGGACTTCCAGTGCGCCACCCGCAACAACGAGCTCGGTCCGAAGGTCACTTCGGCGGCCCTCACCGTCGACTCCGCGAACTCGGTCGACTCCAGGAAGTGGTCGGCGACGGTCAAGGACATCAAGCCCGGCAAGTACCCGGTGACGCTGAGCTGCTGGGGTCAGAAGTCGACGGTCACCTTCGAGGTGATCGCCAAGAAGGGCCAGGTCGCGAAGGTGCCGGCCGGTGCCCCGCAGACCGGTGGCACCGAGGGCCCCGCCGACCACATCGGCGTCCTCGCCGCCGTCGCGGGTGGTCTCGCGCTGGTGGTGGGCGGGGTCGGGACGGCCGCGTACCGTCGTCGTGCGGACCGGGCGTAGCGATCGCGACCATTTCGTGACCTGTGCGGGCAACCATGCGGTCGCGTGTGGCGTCAGGCAGGCGTGGGGGTGAACGGCGAGCTGGTTCCGGTCTGGGGGCCGGGACCGGCTTCGTCGCTCTCGACCCGCTTTCTCAAGGGGTGAACATGAAGGCGACATGGATGCGAGGACGACGGGCGCCGCTGGTGCTCGCGGTCGTCCTGCTGGCCGTACTGGCGACGCTGGCGTTCGTCCTGTCCGGTCCTGGGGAGACCGGCCAGACCGCGGCGCCGCAGGCCGTCACGAGCCAGCCGGAGACGCCGTCGGTCGAGCCGAGCGAGTCCGACGCGCCCGCTGACGGGGGTGCCGCCGTCGAGGGGATGCCGAAGGCGGAGCCGGTCTCGATCGACGTGCCGAAGATCGAGGCGAAGTCCAGTCTGGTCCCGCTGGGGCTCAACGAGGACAACACCGTCGAGGTGCCGCCGGTGACCCAGCCGATGCAGGCGGGCTGGTACGAGAACGGGCCGACTCCGGGGGAGGTCGGGCCTTCGGTGATCCTCGGGCACGTCGACGGGAACAAGCAGAAGGGCATCTTCTTCCGGCTGAAGGAGCTGGCGCCCGGCGACAAGGTCTCGATCGCCCGCAAGGACGGCAAGACGGCCGAGTTCGCGGTCACGAAGGTCGAGAAGGTGGCGAAGGACAAGTTCCCCACCGACGCGGTCTACGGCGACACGACCGCGCCGGAACTGCGGCTCATCACCTGCGGCGGGGTCTTCGACAAGGCGTCGCACAACTATCTCGACAACATCATCGTCTTCGCTCGGCTGATCCAGAGGTGAGTTCCATGACCAGGTACCGGTCCGCCCTGATGGTGGCGGCGGTGGCGTGCGGGATGGCCCCGGCCGCCGCGTACGCCGAGGACGTCTCGGCCACTCCGACGACGTCCCCCAGCCCGCCGCCGATGCAGTACCCGTTCGTCGCCCTCTCCCCGTCGAAGTCGACTCCGGGGGAGGAGGTGCTGGTTTCGGTCGGCTGCCCGGTCGCCGACCTCGGCGAGGTGAAGTCCATGGCGCTGGACCGCATCGGGAAGTTCGAGGTGACTTCGGAGGACCCGGTGATCCTCGGCGCCGTCGCGCATATCGGCGACAAGGTGAAACCCGGTTTCTACGCGGTCAAGGCGAACTGCAAGACGACGACGGTGACGATCAATCTCGAAGTGGTCGCGTTGCCGACTTCTTCGAGCAAACCGCCGAAGCCGACGGTTTCACCGAGCAAAACGGTTTCGCCGGTGAAACCCGCCGTTGGTCGTCAGGTTTCGAAGATTCCGGTGGGGGCGCCGCAAACCGGTGGCGGGGGAACCGCTTTTGTGAACTCGTGATCGGTGAAAGGCAACCTTTTCCCATTCCCGGAAGTGTTCCTTGTGCGAGGGCTCGCACTGAGGGAGAAAGATCATGGGAATGAAGACAATCGTCGTGGGCGCGGGTCTGCTCGCGATGACGGCGGGGTTGTGTCTCGCCCCGCAGGCGTCGGCGACGGCGCCGCCGCCCAAGCTCTGGGTCAGCCCGGCGACGGTCGCGCCGGGGCAGGCGCTGGAATTCACCGCGAGTTGCTACGGCACGCGCACCGAGGTGACGTCGGCGGGCCTGACCGGTCCGGTCACGCTTCAGGTGCAGTCAGGCTCGGGGAATCAGGCGCCGTACATCGGGCACGGTAAGGCGGTGGGGAAGACGGGCAAGTACAAGGCGAGCTTCCACTGCGACGGTGGGCCGAACCTGCCGGCCGCCAGCGGGACCGCGACAGTCGAGTTCGAGATCGTCTGCCTGCCACCGACGGCAACGCCCACCGCGCCGCCGTCGAGCAGTAAGCCGCCGTCGAGCAGCAGCCGACCGCCGTCCAGCAGCCAGCCGCCGTCGAGTTCCAGCGCGCCGCCCGGGAGCAGTTCGCGGGCCGTCGTCCCGGCGGCGTTGACGAAGCCGTGCGGGACGCCTCCGGCCCCGGGCAGGAAACCGCAGGTGAAGGTGACGCCGAAGGGTGCGCCGCAGACCGGCGACGGCGCTCTCGGCTGAGCCTTGAGCGCGTGAAGGCCCCCTTCCCTCGGCTGAGTCGAGGGAAGGGGGCCTTCACGCGCGAACCGCGAGGCTCAGTCTCCGCCCTCGACCCAGTCGAAGGTCTTCGTGACGGCCTTCTTCCAGTTGCGGTACTCCGACTCGCGGCGGGCCTCGTCCATCGACGGGTCCCACTGCTTGTCCTGCGCCCAGTTGTTGCGGATGTCGTCTTCGCTCTTCCAGAAGCCCACCGCGAGCCCGGCCGCGTAAGCCGCGCCGAGCGCGGTGGTCTCGTTGACCACCGGGCGGATCACGGGCACGCCGAGGATGTCGGCCTGGAACTGCATGAGCAGTTCGTTGACGACCATGCCGCCGTCGACCTTCAGCGACTTCAGCGGGACACCGGAATCGGCGTTCATCGCGTCGATCACCTCGCGCGACTGGAACGCCGTCGCCTCCAGGACCGCCCGCGAAATGTGCCCCTTGTTGACGAACCGGGTGAGGCCGACGATCGCGCCGCGGGCGTCGGAGCGCCAGTACGGCGCGAAGAGGCCCGAGAACGCCGGCACGAAGTACGCGCCACCGTTGTCCTCGACGGTGAGGGCGTGCTGCTCGACCTCGGCCGCGGAGCCGATCAGGCCGAGGTTGTCCCGCAGCCACTGCACGAGCGAACCGGTGACCGCGATCGAGCCCTCGAGCGCGTACACCGTGTCGTTCGAGCCGATCTTGTAGCAGACCGTGGTGAGCAGCCCGTTGTCCGACATGACCTTCTCGGTGCCGGTGTTGAGCAGCATGAAGTTGCCGGTGCCGTAGGTGTTCTTCGCTTCACCCGGCGAGAGGCACGCCTGCCCGAAGGTCGCCGCCTGCTGGTCGCCCAGGATGCCCGAGATCGGGACCCCGGCCAGCGCGCCCTTCTCGCGGACCTTGCCGTACTCCTCCGAGGAAGACCGGATCTCCGGGAGCATCGCCAGCGGGATCGTCATCTCTTCGGCGATCTCGGCGTCCCAGGCCAGCGTGTCGAGGTCCATCAGCATGGTCCGCGAGGCGTTGGTCGGGTCGGTGACGTGCACGCCGCCGTCGACCCCGCCGGTCATGTTCCACAGCACCCAGGTGTCCATGTTGCCGAAGATCAGGTCGCCCGCTTCGGCCTTCGCGCGGGCGCCGTCAACGTTGTCGAGGATCCACTTGATCTTCGGTCCGGAGAAGTAGGTCGCCAGCGGCAGGCCGACTTTCGCGCGGTAGCGCTCCTGCCCGCCGCCGAGCGCGCCCAGGTCGCTGACGATCTTGTCGGTGCGGGTGTCCTGCCACACGATCGCGTTGTACACCGGCTTGCCGGTGGTGCGGTCCCACACCAGCGTGGTCTCGCGCTGGTTGGTGATGCCGACCGCGATGATGTCGTTCGCGACCAGGTCCCCCTTGGCGAGCGCGCCCGCCGCGACGGCCCGCGTGTTCTCCCAGATCTCTTCGGCGTTGTGCTCGACCCAGCCCGCCTTCGGGAAGATCTGCTCGTGTTCCCGCTGGTCGACGGCGACCACACGGCCGGAGTGGTCGAAGATCATGCAGCGGGTCGACGTGGTGCCCTGGTCGATCGCGGCTACGTACGAAGTCATCGAAGCTCCAGTCTCAGGTCAGGTTGTGGACGGCGAGGAACAGCAGGGCGGCCAGGGCGCCGCCGATCAGCGGGCCGGCGACCGGGACCCAGGAGTAGCCCCAGTTCGGGTTGGCCTTGTTCTTGATGGGCAGCAGGAACGCGTACGCGATACGGGGGCCGAGGTCTCGGGCCGGGTTGATGGCGTAACCGGTCGGGCCACCGAGGGACTGGCCGATGACCAGCACGACGAACGCTACACCCGCGTAGCCGAGCGCGGAGTTGCCGAAGTTCGGCGTGCCGCCTTCACCTGACGCGTTGGCGTAGACCGGGCTGAGCAGGATCCACGCGACCAGCACGAAGGTGCCGATGATCTCGGTGACGAGGTTCCAGGCCTTGTTCGGGATCTGCGGCGCGGTCGAGAAGATGCCGAGCGTCTCGTTCCGCTGCGGGTGGTCGTCGAACTGCAGCTTGTAGGCCGCCCAGCAGAGCACGGCGCCGAGGATCGCGCCGACCATCTGCCCGGCGAAGTAGATCGGGACGTCCGCCCACTTCGTCTTGTCCGCGATGGCGAGTCCCAGTGTCACCGCGGGGTTGAGGTGCGCACCGCTCGGCGCGGCGATGCTCGCACCGGCGAAGACCGCGAACGCCCACCCGAGAGTGATCATCACGACGCCACCACCGTGGCCGTTGTTCTTGCGCAACACGTGGTTGGCGACCACGCCGTTACCCAACAGGATCAGGACCGCCGTTCCCAGCAACTCCCAGACGAATATGGCTCCCACACTCACCGTACGACCTCCACTTTGGACATTCCGCGCAGGGTCGAACACGGTGTGCTACGGCGCCCTTGCCGACCCACGTTCGAGGCACGTTACCGTCGCGTATTTGTTCCTTCCAGGCGCTGGCCGTACGAATTCTTTCAAGATCGGCGAGGGTTACGCCACATGTGTCACCCGCATAACGGACCGGTCGCGGCCGATCGTGCGATGCTGGAGTCACAGCGGCACCAAGGAGGAATGTCACGTGGCAAGCTCTCAGCGCGAAGCCGAAAACAGCCCCGCCAGGCTGGGACCGCTCAAGCGGGAAGAGTCGTGGCAGCGGCTGGGCAAGGACAAATTCGATCTCGTCGTCATCGGTGGCGGAGTGGTCGGAGCGGGTACCGCGCTCGACGCCGCCACACGAGGACTGCGGGTCGCCCTCGTCGAAGCACGCGACCTCGCGTCGGGCACGTCGAGCCGGTCCAGCAAGCTTTTCCACGGCGGGCTCCGGTACCTCGAGCAGCTGGAATTCGGTCTGGTGCGCGAAGCTCTGCGTGAACGCGAGCTGATGCTGACGACGATCGCGCCGCATCTGGTGAAGCCGGTCAGCTTCCTGTACCCGCTGACCCACCGGATCTGGGAACGTCCGTACACCGCGGCCGGCCTGCTGATGTACGACACGATGGGCGGCGCGCGGTCGGTCCCCGGCCAGAAACACCTGAGCCGCGCCGGCGCGCTGCGCATGGTCCCGGCGCTGAAGCGGTCCGCGTTGATCGGCGGGATCCGTTACTACGACGCGCAATCCGACGACGCGCGGCATACGATGACCGTCGCCCGCACCGCCGCGCACTACGGCGCCGTGGTGCGCACGTCCACGCAGGTGGTCGGTTTCCTCCGCGAGGCCGACCGTATTTCCGGTGTCCGCGTACGCGACGTCGAAGACGGCCGCGAGACCGAGATCCACGCTTCGGCGGTGGTCAACTGCACCGGCGTCTGGACCGACGAACTCCAGCGGCTTTCCGGTGGCCGCGGCCGGTTCCGCGTCCGGGCGAGCAAGGGTGTGCACATCGTCGTCCCGCGCGATCGGATCGTCTCGGAATCGGGCATGATCCTGCGCACCGAGAAGTCCGTGCTGTTCGTCATCCCGTGGCGCAATCACTGGATCGTGGGAACGACCGACACCGACTGGAATCTCGACCTCGCGCATCCCGCCGCGACGAAGCACGACATCGACTACCTCCTCGAACACGTCAACACCGTGCTCGCGACACCGCTGACGCACGACGACATCGAAGGT contains these protein-coding regions:
- a CDS encoding endonuclease domain-containing protein, translated to MIDWGGRHGAVSRSEADRVLGRRMVLEGLATGVLAQPWRGVVVHAADALKLTTRAEAALLAVGRPATLSGATSLALHGISAVDDTRIHVSVPYSRRIKSKPGLIVHQADFRPSDVVELDGLTTFSLDLALADFLCRGDKRTALAALDEAMRGLTPDHVRVLRENVRDRLADRRDQRGIHRSLLLLDMATGKAESPPESILRLIVVEAGFPIPEVQYEITTIEGRKLYVLDMAWPSLRIALEYDGFASHEERRDHDAERDARMAGRGWVTIRASAADLRDPRRLLAELARAFEKRAVA
- a CDS encoding gamma-glutamylcyclotransferase; protein product: MPLYAAYGSNMEPAQMLERAPHSPMAGTGWLEGWRLTFGGEDIGWEGALATIVEDPGSRVFVVLYDVTPLDEDGLDRWEGGELGMHTKLRLRVQTMEGSVLPWLYVLDAYEGGLPSARYLGVLADAAEAAGAPADYVDALRTRPCQGISG
- a CDS encoding NAD(P)H-quinone dehydrogenase — translated: MTKIVIMGGGPAGYEAALVAAQHGADVTIVERDGLGGACVLYDCVPSKTFIASSGALANMHDLRELGINTDMADTSVDLPTVHGRVKGLALAQSADIRARVQREGVRVVIGQGRFDDEETGLATHKVAVTAHDGTVEILDADVVLISTGATPRVLPGAVPDGERILDWRQLYDLRELPEHLAVIGSGVTGAEFASAYTEMGVKVTVVSSRDRVLPHEDADAAAVLEEVFSQRGTTVAKQARADKVERTEKGVEIHLADGRVIEASHALMTVGSVPNTVDIGLEKVGIEPGPGGFIGVDRVSRTSAPGIYAAGDCTGVLMLASVASMQGRIAMWHALGEGVAPIKLKTVAANVFTHPEIATVGISQQAIDSGEVPARTIMLPLATNARAKMEGLRRGFVKLFCRPATGVVVGGVVVAPNASELILPIALAVQNQLTVEHLALTFSVYPSLSGSITEAGRQLMRHDDLD
- a CDS encoding class F sortase; this encodes MKATWMRGRRAPLVLAVVLLAVLATLAFVLSGPGETGQTAAPQAVTSQPETPSVEPSESDAPADGGAAVEGMPKAEPVSIDVPKIEAKSSLVPLGLNEDNTVEVPPVTQPMQAGWYENGPTPGEVGPSVILGHVDGNKQKGIFFRLKELAPGDKVSIARKDGKTAEFAVTKVEKVAKDKFPTDAVYGDTTAPELRLITCGGVFDKASHNYLDNIIVFARLIQR
- the glpK gene encoding glycerol kinase GlpK, which translates into the protein MTSYVAAIDQGTTSTRCMIFDHSGRVVAVDQREHEQIFPKAGWVEHNAEEIWENTRAVAAGALAKGDLVANDIIAVGITNQRETTLVWDRTTGKPVYNAIVWQDTRTDKIVSDLGALGGGQERYRAKVGLPLATYFSGPKIKWILDNVDGARAKAEAGDLIFGNMDTWVLWNMTGGVDGGVHVTDPTNASRTMLMDLDTLAWDAEIAEEMTIPLAMLPEIRSSSEEYGKVREKGALAGVPISGILGDQQAATFGQACLSPGEAKNTYGTGNFMLLNTGTEKVMSDNGLLTTVCYKIGSNDTVYALEGSIAVTGSLVQWLRDNLGLIGSAAEVEQHALTVEDNGGAYFVPAFSGLFAPYWRSDARGAIVGLTRFVNKGHISRAVLEATAFQSREVIDAMNADSGVPLKSLKVDGGMVVNELLMQFQADILGVPVIRPVVNETTALGAAYAAGLAVGFWKSEDDIRNNWAQDKQWDPSMDEARRESEYRNWKKAVTKTFDWVEGGD
- a CDS encoding aquaporin, translated to MSVGAIFVWELLGTAVLILLGNGVVANHVLRKNNGHGGGVVMITLGWAFAVFAGASIAAPSGAHLNPAVTLGLAIADKTKWADVPIYFAGQMVGAILGAVLCWAAYKLQFDDHPQRNETLGIFSTAPQIPNKAWNLVTEIIGTFVLVAWILLSPVYANASGEGGTPNFGNSALGYAGVAFVVLVIGQSLGGPTGYAINPARDLGPRIAYAFLLPIKNKANPNWGYSWVPVAGPLIGGALAALLFLAVHNLT
- a CDS encoding FAD-dependent oxidoreductase encodes the protein MASSQREAENSPARLGPLKREESWQRLGKDKFDLVVIGGGVVGAGTALDAATRGLRVALVEARDLASGTSSRSSKLFHGGLRYLEQLEFGLVREALRERELMLTTIAPHLVKPVSFLYPLTHRIWERPYTAAGLLMYDTMGGARSVPGQKHLSRAGALRMVPALKRSALIGGIRYYDAQSDDARHTMTVARTAAHYGAVVRTSTQVVGFLREADRISGVRVRDVEDGRETEIHASAVVNCTGVWTDELQRLSGGRGRFRVRASKGVHIVVPRDRIVSESGMILRTEKSVLFVIPWRNHWIVGTTDTDWNLDLAHPAATKHDIDYLLEHVNTVLATPLTHDDIEGVYAGLRPLLAGESEETSKLSREHAVARVAPGLVAIAGGKYTTYRVMAADAVDAAAVDLPGRPQSSITDKVPLLGADGYHALVNQADHLASEHGLHPYRVRHLLDRYGSMVHEVLALGEGRPELLKPLEHAPDYLGVEVVYAASHEGALHLEDVLARRTRISIEYAHRGVDCAAQVATLVGEVLGWSKDQEKREVEVYKARVDAERESQSQPSDEAADALRSAAPEARSGIIEPVS